TGCCATAAAGTGAGGCAAATGGTGGTACAAGGAGTTATCCTACCTTGCTACCAGAGCCGGACTTGGGCAGAGTCTCACGAAACATCCGTGGAGGGCCCCCACCACCTATTGGGGCCCCCATTTCTAATTTTTCCCTTTGTAGATATGTAatgttaatatattaattttatgtgcaaagtcaaactaaaaaaaaagttttggtttgtactgtaccaaataaaaaaatataagttattAACATTAGCGCAAGTAACTTACGGTAAGTTATACGACTTTCtgtactttatttttatttaaataatcgtaaatattataataaatttaaataagtaaaaaacaTCATTCTTAACTCACTAGAGGAAACTTACGAGAGATAGTCTTTTCaacttctcctcttctctttacTCTGTAAAAGAAAGCAAGTTCATAAGAAAACCAGagattttttcttgttttatagttttttcGATGTTGCTTTTTATTATCAAAGCTACGATAAGTTCATCTTTATTTCAAATAGGGCCCCGAAAATCTCAGGTCCGGCTCTGCTTGCtacactaggagtgaagatcagctagcagacATCTTCACCAAAGCCACAAGTACAAAGTTGTGTGAGTCCATTCTTTCCAAGCTTGGACTCATAGACATCTCTCGGCCATAGTCCTCTTAACCATGAaggctctactctttttccttggtatgTTTTTTTCCACTGGATTTTGCATACTAagttttttaatgagggagttcttcatggtttccaagctcgATCCATccatatggtcaagcttgagggggagtattggaATGAAGAactaaagagaagaagatatttgagAAGGTCGCACCATACTATACTACATACTATACTAATGGATAGTTTAGTACGAAGACAACTTGGTATTAGATAGTATAATCTGAGATGACCGTTGAGAACATTTGGAAGGTGTGAACACAACATATTTGAATTCTGGTGGAGCCTATTTCCATCCCATTCATATATCTCTCCTAGGTCCATATATATGTCATTGTATGTGTAATAAAGacttaaagaaataaaatcctCCTTCTCTCTTTCTTGTCTAGAAAATCtcactcactctctctctctctcttgttcttgagtATTCATCACTTTTTTCTTCACAAATCTTACAAAGAGttctgatatatggtgttttcaACATCATAGTATATGTGTTTCTTGAGGTCTTTCAGTCTTCTATCGAATCTGTCTAGTCCTTTTGTGATTATTTCAGGTACGGAGTAGGCAGAAGAATGGAAGAGAGGATGCATGAAGAAAGATGCCATTCTGGAGCGTTTCACGCGGAACAGCCAGTCAGAGCAGCCCGAAGATTGTTCCCACAGCAGAACAGCCGAGAGACTGTTCCCGACAAATAAGGAAACCTCCAAGATTATTTCGGGAGTTTGCCCTAGCTACCCTATTCCTCCTTGGAGATTATCGACACCTCCATATAAAAACACTACCCTATCTATTTTTACtttctacgctagtttttgcAAGAGACTGAGACTTGTATTTGGCGATTGCAACTTGTACGGGGGAAGGCTTCATCTCTCACctagagaagattatcctgaacccttgtttcttgttttattatatgcagtattattcagaaatgtTGTCTTTAAAATCTTGCATTATGATCGAGTAGTCGGCCAGCTCGCCTAGGGTATTACGGTGTTGATTATACgagctaaacatagataagcGATTCTCTTGTGTCTTCATTTATATAGCTCTTATTGCTTGCATTAATCTGATCAGTTAATGTTTGAACTTAAGTTTAATCACCTCGCTAACCGTGTAGGAGATGACTTGACATGATATGAATGAGCTTAGTAaccctaatcagcgaaagtagatattagggtgttaaGTGAActtatcggacttgatctctaaggCTTGCCATCGTATCTTGTTCCAAGCGAAAGCTTAGGCAGCAAGATCGATTCGCAAAGGGAGcagcaccacgacagtgggctgaTCCAGtggagtgatccgagttctagatgGTTTCCTATTgcgcttgaataattgtttggctcagtATCAGCACTCAATGAATTACCCTAGGCTAGCTTCTTGTTTAAATCGAATACAACctcttgttacttgtttcttATGTCATCATTGAAATCAAAACTCATTATTGTTCTTAGCTTGATACAGAACTCATAAGGATAAAGTGTAAACTGGTTCtgtggattgaatctcaaatattacaattaaaaCTGTTAAACTTGACAATAGTAatgattcatttttagtgtatcaagttcTAAGTTTATGTTTTCTAGAGCCTTGAGATGGCCGGATTTCTGGAGCATGAACTTCTAAAGGTTAATGACAAGAGCAATGGTCAGACCTCATCAATAGTGGTTGTGGGGATGAAACGGATGACAAAAAGATGGGGCGTAATCTTGTATATTCGTCGACCGATTAACACTGACGATCGCACCGGTTCGTAAAGATTCACGTTACTGATTGGCACGTGCAGCCGGGATGAGCCCTGGATGGCAAAATTCTGAACAATCAGACAgaataataaattttctaaGCCAAATGTTTGAGTTTTGAGTGATAATTGATGGAACAGATCATTCACGTGAGACTAACAATGTCTGTAACTTTTCATCTAGGAAGAGAGGGTGGTACCcataaattttttattcttcttgATGTTAAGTGAACATTATATAATGTATTAGGCATAAGCAATTtgactccaaaaaaaaaactctttgtcGTATAGTTTTTTTGTCGTATAGATTTAGTATAGTTAATATTAATGAGTTCCAAATGTATAGATTCTATGGGCCTTGAATTTGTCATCGTAACTTGATTCGATGGGCTTCCGTTTTGTGTGGGATTTctgaataatttaaaatttgagcagctgattggttgattaataagtaacaaaaataattaaaattttcaaataaggAAATGGCATAGCATTGTAAATAATTCTAAAAGGTAAGGGCAGAATCCTAATAaagattctgctttaatagtatagataactTAGGGGTAGATAATGGAATATCGTTACGTACCATATGAGTCACAATCATCACAGCCACctatttgattaaatataaaactcaGATAGTTTAATGAGTAAAGATTGTAAAAAGCAAGGTATTATAATCCATATAAACTTACAGTCGTAATATTTTTGCTTGAATGTTGGTCGATCATTGATCAGATGAACTGAAAATATACACCGTTTTAGTAATAGCCAACAAaactttttaatttgaaaatgaaatatttctgAGACTCAGGACATACCTTTTGATTTTGTACGTGATCCACGGGGATGACCTCGTTTCCTTTTGAATGTATGTCCGGCTGAAATGTTTGTACGGTGAACATGAAAGTAATACAATGTGTGGTGAATAAAGAATTAAGAGAAAATGTGTACGGCAAATcagataaaaataaacatatcatatcgaccatataataaaatgtaacattttcgtatattttattatttgaattttagaaaatgactataaaatacaaatattattcAAATTCTCACATTAAAATTTGTGACCAAGTGTTTTTAAATTgtattgtaaaaaatataaataatcgtAAAACATATGagtgaaaattttcatttaatagatattcaaaaaaaaaatatatattaaattatataccctataaaaatatttaaaaaaaattattacaaatttcATTGATGATTTGCAGTGAATCTTCAAGAGCTGTTATgagttattaaaattattaaaagtctcacattattttttttatcacgaGCTtacaatttttgttataaaatatgcATAAAATCGTAAAGCCATACGATTAATAATTTCCATTTAATAGATATCTATactaaaatatgttatatatttaggTTAATATGATTTTTGCCCAAGtataatttccaaaaaaaaacaatttatgttaatatcatttaaatttatttttatatatacaaaatatattaaaaatggttGTTTAGATTCACTTACCCTATAATTTATCATTGGTCAATTTTACTATTTAGTTAAATtctaattatttgtatttttaacccAATACttaaaacttgaaacaaaataaatgttaaacataataatatgattttagcCCACAATTTACTTCATATCTCAATAACaacttataaaaaaactaataactTCTCActtatatctatactattaaagcagaatcctaTTGTCTTTTTTACCTTAACCTGCCATTTTCTTTACtgacattgcatgtttcattaagggcaatcaagtaatattaataacacatctatattgggtcattttttttggatccagcccacatcagatttctcttgggccatttgggccgattaataaatcaaatccaattctcacattttttttttcctttgggccattgagtccaagttcaaataattttttttcaactattcttaattattttttttcttttcttaatataatttaagcattcataaaaaaattgattttttcattgaaaagtataaatctttattaaaagtatataattttttttattaaaatattaaccacataataaaattaatttatcagagttataccaacttaattcattaaagaaataaagtttaattttttaaacataaatagtcatttaaaatgaaatacgataaataaagataaaaagtttaagtcttttataaaataaaacacaaatatatgaaaatatgacatttactaaatatttgtaaattaaaaaaataaaaaataaacccgcgctttgaaagcgcggatcaaaatctagttcatCACTTATAAATCCAACGTAaggaaaaaacataaataattataaaaatagcaTGGTTTATTTAGTCTTTAAAAaacatgtataaaatttaaataatataaatatttttaattaacaaaaactatattaaatatctactctaaaattttaaactatttttaaatattcatatatcCTTTTAAATATTGGGAAGGTGAGTTATGTGTCCTTCTCGctatatagattatatatacataagtgCCCTGATATATGTTCTCCCAGTCTTTTTAaaaaaccaaactaaccgaTTAAGTAAAAACctaatttttgtttagttgCCGAATTGAACCGGACCCTCTACACCgaaacaaattaaattttttttggcaGTTTGTTTTGGTTAATAACCACATGCCTATGTTCTCCAGTGAACGTGAACTTGTCTTTCTCTTGTTACTCACCTATTGCAtactatttttatatgttaacaATAATCGAGAACTAAATTAGTATGCTTTGCTACATGTACTATGTCTTAATATCTCAATTTGATGCTGCAAAACTGAGAAAACTCCGTCCGAGTTTCAAGGAGAATGGAGGCACTGTTAAAGCAGGAAATGCCTCTAGCATAAGGTTATATTCTCATATAGagttttaacttcttttttcttaagtaaaattttttgtttccttttgaaCTGTGATGGTGCAGCTGCCTCCATTCGCCTCCATTCTTAAGTAAAGTTTTTGGGAAATTCTTATATGAAAGATTTTGAGTTAGAAGTAGCTTTGCAACTTTATATGGTGAATGAGTAGAATTGCAAACTAAAACTAATTTATGGTTAAATTTGGATTGGATATTCCTATTCTTTGGCTACAAAGAAACTgtaaccccaaaaaaaaaaaccacggTTGCTGGATgcttctaattttttatttcccgAGAGAAATAGGCAGGAGATTAGGTATTTACCTGTAACTTCTATGGGTTGGTCATTGGGGGAGGGGGCTATCCATTCCGTTGAAACAGCGATCCTTACAACCAACTTATTCCAGACGGTAGGAGACAACGCGTGTGTACGGGTATGTTGCTTGGACGTATAGAAGAGACAGATGAGTTCTTGGATTTTTCTTAAGTCTTCTTATTTTTTACGCAAGAGAAGGATGAGTTTTTGGAAGAGTTTGATTTTCTTATGCATTTTTCTTTCCCTTTGAAAGGATATAGTTAATGATTGTAATTGCTGGTTTAATGAAATATATTACTTTCATTTTCAGATGAAGATTTTACATAAATATgggatcttatggaatatggaATTTTCAGAGGATTCGAATATTGGATATAGTCAAGGAATTTTCTGTTGTGTGTGTGAAACGGCGAGAGGGAGATCGATAAGTGGATATGGGCTATGTAGATATTCAAATCCAGCGAATTATCTTCTGAGGCCAAACCGTTTGGATTTGCTATTCTTCGTGTTCGTCTCTAGTATATGGTGTTTTGGATTTGTGCgcagaaggagaagagagtgTTGGTAGCAGAGTTAATGCCTAATGATACACTCTCGAAACATCTATTTCATTATAAAAGCctcttttttaatataatgagATGCTTTCTAAAACATAGAAACTCTAATCATTAAAATTTTGCAAACAGGAAAAAAAGATAATGTCTAAGAACCCATTGAATTCAAAACATTAAACTAATTGACTTAAAAGAAAGGGAAACTCTACATAAAAAAGAGAGTTCAATTGATTAAAAGACAAAGTCTGAAATGGAAGAAACAAAGCAATGTCTTTATAGAAACCAAAATAGTACTTAAACTGAAGCAAACTTTAAAAAAACCAACGCAACTGCAAAGCAAAGACTTAAACATCAATGATCTGAAGCTTCAATTCTCACACCTTGGCCGTTTGACTTTCTCTGGATCAACACTGTCAAACGTCCTCTTACTCTCCTCATATGCAGAATCTCCACAGCTTTTTGAAGGCTCACACACGTCATTTCCAGTCTGCATTGTTTCCTCGGACGTTGCAGCAATGTCGTTACCAAGAGAGGCTTCTGTGGGTGGTGGTGTGTCTAGAGGGAGGATCTTGGTGACAGTTATAGCTCGGGGGTTGCCAGAAAAGTTATGGTATGTAACTTTCACACAAAACTTATGTGTCTGTCCGATTGTGTTGATTAAAGCTTCCGGGACAGGCACCTCATGGTCAGGTCCTTTGTTTTCATTAGCCTTGCATTCAAGTACAATAGTGTGAGTTTAAATCAGTTGAGAGTATAAACTGATAGACATTTACCTCAAAGTAGCTGCTAACTAACTCAGAGGCGTGCCTCCCAGTCAAATCACGACCAGCATCACCAAGCAGGACAATAAAAGCTTGTTCATTGCTGTCATATACATAAATCTTTGCACGGTACCTGTTATGAAAGAATGAGAAGTTAATAATCCAAAACTAATATAAGAGAAAGTGTAATTGAATATTGAGGCCAGAGAACATATTGTGCAACTCCAGCTGTGTTAACCTTCACACATCTTGTCTTCGTACAAATCAATGAGTTTGCGCCTTTGGTAGCCTTACTATGGCACTCAGTGCATGCAATATTACCAAGCAGATCCATGAACAACATCATCAATCGTAGCAGTGCACTCAAAAAAGGCATCCTGCAACAGTTCAAAAGCATTTGATATAAATATCTAAGCGTTTCAAAATGAGTAAGAAATATTTAGCTTTCCTGAGTCATGTAAGAGAATATATCTGCTATAGTCAGCATCTCACGCTTAGTGACCACCTCTGCACTAACCTGCTTAGCAATCTCTGGGTTTGAGCCGAGcctaacaaaaaataaaaagcatTGCTTCAGTCAATCACTTCAATTTGTGTAACTGTGTGATTAACATGAACTTGTATAGATGGGGGTACATACCAGGTGAAGTAATCAATGGTTGGTTGGACATCATAGTCCATGAAAACCCGTGTGGGGGACATAGAGGTCACTGCAAGGGTACCTATACAATAACGGAAGAAGcattaaaaatgatttagtGTAAAATTAGCAGCCAATGTCAAAGAAGAAAACGTTTTTAGAATGTTTAATAAGCTAGAACATGACACAATGATTAGTGAAAACGTGAGACCAAAGAGTTAAATGATTGATTGAACAATTAGCAACCAATGACAAATACGTAAACGTCTTAGGAAAACATGTCACAATTATCAGTGAAAACGTGAGTCTAAAGAGATAAATGATTACCTCCGAGACGTTTAGTGTTAACAGCTGTGACCAAAAGTACTGTGGGAGTGTTTTCATAGGACTTAAACTTCTTGCAGAAGTCTGTTGCAGCCTGGTCCCAAAGGTAGAGCTTCATGACAGGTCCTTTGCAAAAATAATCTCTTAGGGATTTAGGAACTAAAGAGAGATGGTGTATTGAAAATAAAAGAACACACTTACTCATGTGATTGCACATGAACCATAATGTGCCGAGTGGTAGTGATCTTTACTTCATCAAGGGTGGGACGCTCGATAAGAGTCTGTCCATCGACCAGCTTCATGTGGCCAACAACATCTATAACATTTATCATAAAGAGTGTAATTTAGATGGCTAATGTAAAACTATAGAAACGAAATACTTGAAataattcactacaagaaaacgtaagtTTAACGACAACGGTTTTtctcgtgagttcgtcgtaaaagagggtttacaaggaattagcgaggaaacaggTTTAGTCGTTATACgttcgtcgtaacgcatatttcctcgctaatttaTCGTAAAATAGCGAGGAAaccatttcgtcgtaaaaacgaagaaaacaaatcgtcgtaaagaccacgtagaCAATCCACGTAAGAATGTCGCTAccattcctcgtaaataccacgaaaGCATTTCCTCTTAAACGACACGTACATATCTCGAAAGTATTTCCTTGTAAAATTCACGTAATTACCTTGAAATGTTTTCCTCGTAATTttcacgtaaataccttgaaagtatttcctcgtaaaatactcgtttaacaTTTCTcgtgatttcctcgtaaatgttcAACGTAAATAAGTCGTAGATTAGCTACAAATCTacttcattttattatttaacaaatttaaaaatataattaaaaaatatttaaaattatttaatttatgaataaaattaaaatttaaaaaataaataaatacgcaaatattttatatataaataagttttgaatttataatacaaccacggaaaaaaaaagaactaagagtcGTGCATCGCCAAGaggaattcatcactcctcctgtCTACATCCTCCTCGGCATGTGTGTCGTCGGATGGTCCCTCGCCTGGAATGAGATTTTgtcgtcgcatgttcctcaacatggtctcccattccggatttgtggccgctataaagtccaagaagccctcgagtccacccacacgagctgtgaacgcagattttgtcgcggccaactcgttacgcagctcagtgacttcatcatcccgtcgctgaccataagacgatgtcgctctcggaacttcgttgacggaaccaatccccaacgcccgtcccttttttttagggacaaccttaaaaacaaaaaataaatattgttagtaaaaatttaaagttaaattaaatgaataataaaaaattaaaattttagaaaatttacctcctcgtaaatcttatccacttcaagtgtggataaggtgacgggtaatccgtcggtagactgctgggtcatctgggtctggcggtcttcaacccgagcaaccacgtcgttgtagatttgctcgaacttgccatctacaaatacgttcgccttgttcttgtgggtcctctcgtaaagttccataagagacgggagatgtcccgtctctttggcctaaaaaacatttaagaaagttagactaaaaatatatatattaaaaaaattatttaataaaatatttaattaccatttccaaacggacaccggcgtggggtttttggcccgtagtgtgaagcatcggcccttttccgtgctcatcgaccgtgttacgggagttagagcaagactgggcgattttaatggaatcaggaagacgccaataacggatgaggccatcccacacatccgtggtgagctcagcgggtttgccacgctcatactccgtcacgatccagtcacccttccagttggagaccgtgtccaacaagcgaactttcgccttcgcgttaaacttcttcctcaccctcccagtgatccccaaggcccaattatattttttgctgttggaaaaaataaattaacaattatttttttagaaagtatatatataaatcatgaaaaaattaaagtatatataattaattaatagaaacttacagcgtaaattttgaaccacatctttctgacgtagtgaggcgtcttgctccagttcggatgtgccatggagaagtaacttTTGATCGTCTCGGTTACATCctatgcaagacatccgtcaaccccccacctggaaaatacaaatttaaaatataaattattttttaatgttataaaagaattttaaacgaattaaaaaaaaaattaatgcaacatgccacaaagttccgtccggtcggtcgaggtcgatgactggtaaaccttctctgcctggcagacggagaatgtcctctacagtgtactgcgagtaaggagcactcggaggcaccatcaaatcgggatgaatatcggcgggcatcggaggtgccatcggaggaggcacaggaggaggcatcgtcggatgagccatcggggaaggcacatgaggagccgatggtgcactagaagaagtagacccagagactctctgagtgtactgaatctcggggacagtctcttGACctgaagaaccgggagctgaagaagacgggtctaaacgactacccggctcaccgaacatctctctgtaatgagCAGTAAGTCTGCCatttcgaacctgggaaaaaaaattaatttttaaaattaacatcaacagtatatttcccaacattatccacctaatcaacactaaataacataaaatccgtaaacctatctaaattccctatactaaccacctaatctatcctaaactaaccaaattagagaggaattagagaggcttaccattgccacgaaatggagaggaagtggagaggaagtagagaggaaagaaaaagtgagcgctcgggggtatatataagattacatatcgttgcaatttcctcgtaagtttacgacgaaatagcgagcactTACAAATGCCCGCGTTTTATActacgaggaaatagcgaggAATTACAAAAGCCCGCATTtttatatacgaggtattaacgaagATTTTATTATCGTTGCAAATTCCTCGTAacgttacgacgaaatagcgagcaattctacgaggaaatagcgaggaattacaaaggcccgcgtttttatatacgaggtattaacgaagATTTTATTATCGTTGCAAATTCCTCGTAacgttacgacgaaatagcgagcaattctacgaggaaatagcgaggaattacaaaggcccgcgtttttatatacgaggtattaacgagccgcgctttcctataaatatacccacaactctcattctcaaaccacacacaaa
This genomic stretch from Brassica napus cultivar Da-Ae chromosome C9, Da-Ae, whole genome shotgun sequence harbors:
- the LOC111209908 gene encoding uncharacterized protein LOC111209908; translated protein: MLCYMYYVLISQFDAAKLRKLRPSFKENGGTVKAGNASSIRQEIRYLPVTSMGWSLGEGAIHSVETAILTTNLFQTVGDNACVRMKILHKYGILWNMEFSEDSNIGYSQGIFCCVCETARGRSISGYGLCRYSNPANYLLRPNRLDLLFFVFVSSIWCFGFVRRRRRECW